The Amyelois transitella isolate CPQ chromosome 20, ilAmyTran1.1, whole genome shotgun sequence genome has a segment encoding these proteins:
- the LOC106131495 gene encoding uncharacterized protein LOC106131495 isoform X1, whose translation MKQSVIFSCATCVLFLFCCVYGQEAVLDLPVQLVGFPFIIGSVRLTNFIKKLSYSLNPATYRSRNRRELSFASEPFEPFDALEVEKYIVGEFGARACVFERVCAHYAARAQAHPRPQLDWPDVFSQYKRSADKAKEFYLLSVFLGDIVGSPQLCHQLAKRRSCDDSQLLGNA comes from the exons ATGAAACAAAGTGTAATCTTCTCGTGTGCaacttgtgttttatttttgttttgctgTGTGTATGGCCAAGAAGCAGTCCTAGATTTGCCAGTACAATTAGTGGGTTTTCCATTTATAATAGGAAGTGTGAGATTgactaattttatcaaaaagttGTCATATTCACTTAATCCAG CTACCTACCGCTCTCGGAATCGTCGAGAACTGTCCTTCGCAAGCGAACCCTTCGAGCCATTTGACGCTCTTGAAGTGGAGAAGTACATTGTTGGCGAATTCGGTGCGCGAGCATGCGTGTTCGAAAGGGTGTGCGCACACtacgcggcgcgggcgcaggcGCATCCGCGGCCACAGCTGGACTGGCCTGATGTGTTCAG CCAATACAAACGTTCAGCGGACAAAGCCAAAGAATTTTACCTCCTCAGCGTATTTCTTGGCGACATCGTGGGATCCCCACAGCTCTGCCACCAGCTGGCCAAGCGCAGGAGTTGTGATGACTCCCAACTGCTTGGGAATGCTTAA